The Pantoea eucalypti sequence AGAAAGATGGCTCGCTGAGCAAGCTGTCTCAGAAATGGTTTGGCGCGGATGTGACGAAATAATGCAGGAAAGTCTTCAACTGGTGCTGGATTCAGCACCTTTTTTATTAAAGGGCGCGCTGTTTACGCTGCAGCTCAGCATCGGCGGGATGTTCTTTGGTCTGCTGCTGGGCTTTATTCTGGCGCTGATGCGTCTGTCACGCTTCTGGCCGGTTCGCTGGCTGGCGCGGATCTATGTCTCGATTTTCCGTGGCACGCCGTTAATCGCCCAGCTTTTTATGATCTATTACGGCCTGCCGCAGTTTGGCATTGAACTGGATCCGATCCCCTCTGCGATGATTGGTCTTTCCCTGAATACCGCCGCTTACGCCTCAGAGTCACTGCGCGGCGCGATTTCATCGATTGAACGCGGTCAGTGGGAAGCGGCGGCCAGTATCGGCATGACGCGCTGGCAAACGCTGCGCCGGGTCATTCTGCCGCAGGCAGCGCGCACCGCGTTGCCACCGCTGGGCAACAGCTTTATCAGTCTGGTGAAAGATACCTCGCTGGCAGCGACCATTCAGGTGCCGGAACTGTTCCGTCAGGCGCAGTTGATCACCTCACGCACGCTGGAAGTCTTCACCATGTATCTGGCGGCCTCGCTAATCTACTGGGTGATGGCAACGGTGTTGTCTGCGTTGCAGAACCGGCTGGAACAGCATGTTAATCGTCAGGATTCGGAGTCGAAATGAGCGCCATTGAAGTCAGAAAGCTGGTGAAATCGTTTAACGGCCAGACGGTGCTCCACGACATCGACCTTGATGTTGCCGCTGGTGAAGTGGTGGCGATTATCGGCCCCAGCGGCTCAGGTAAAACCACGCTGCTGCGCAGTATTAATCTGCTGGAAGTGCCGGATAGCGGCACCATCCGCGTCGGGGAGATTACTGTCGATGCCGCGCTGGCGCAGAGCAAGCAGAAAGAGCAGGTGCGTCGTTTGCGTCAGCAGGTCGGCTTTGTCTTCCAGAACTTCAATCTGTTTCCGCACCGTTCGGTGATGGAGAACATTATTGAAGGGCCGGTCATTGTTAAAGGCGAGCCGAAAGCGGATGCAATAGCCCGTGCCCGCACTCTGCTGGAGAAGGTCGGGCTGAATGGTAAGGAGGAGAGCTATCCGCGCCGTCTGTCAGGAGGACAGCAGCAGCGCGTGGCAATTGCGCGTGCACTGGCGATGCGGCCGGAAGTCATTCTGTTCGACGAGCCGACCTCTGCGCTGGACCCGGAGCTGGTAGGCGAAGTGCTCAGCACCATTCGTGCCCTGGCCGAGGAGAAACGTACCATGGTTATCGTCACGCATGAGATGAGTTTTGCCCGCGACGTTGCGGACCGCGCCATTTTTATGGACCAGGGACGTATTGTCGAGCAGGGCGACGCGAAAGCGTTGTTCAGTAACCCTCAGCAGCCGCGAACCCGTCAGTTCCTCGATAAATTCCTTAATCAGTAATTCCACTGCCTTCTCCGGAAGGCAGTTTTATCCCTCCCGTACGCCTGTTTTAACGCAGCAATGGACTGCTTTTTCCTGAGTGTGCGGCGCAATATCATAACTATTTATTTAGCCGTTAAACCTTTTGGCACATCTGACAAATCTTTTCTTTTCATCGGATATTAAATGGCTTTTACTGATGCCACTTTCTCTTATTTGTATTTTAGCGATCATCAGGGAATATTATCGTTTTCTTTGAGTGAGGTGGCGGTAATAAGCGTATCGCTTCATCAATTAATAAGTGTAAGGAAACGTTCGGTCAGGTAAATAACTGTAGCAGCAGGGCCACTCCACGGCTTTTAAGAGTTTCGCTACATTCAACTTCGGCTCAATGGCGAATAATCGCTGGATAACCATAAAAGCAAAACTGCTTTCCTCGCTTTTACATTCCAGCATTCTGACCTACACAGCAGGAGTCATTGAATGAGCCAGACTAAGTCAGACCAGATATTATGGGTAGATACCCTTAAGGGCGCCTGCATATTGCTGGTGGTCCTGTACCACACGGTTTTACCCGGCTTTGAAGGAACCATGAAATATCTCACTGCCGGATGGATTCCTGCCGAAATATGGATACAGTTTAATACGGTATTGTCGCCGCTGCGTATGCCTGCCTTTTTCTTTGTTTCAGGATTGCTGGCGACGAATGGCATTATTAACCGGCCCTGGAAACAAGTGTTTACCAGTCGTATT is a genomic window containing:
- the tcyL gene encoding cystine ABC transporter permease; the encoded protein is MQESLQLVLDSAPFLLKGALFTLQLSIGGMFFGLLLGFILALMRLSRFWPVRWLARIYVSIFRGTPLIAQLFMIYYGLPQFGIELDPIPSAMIGLSLNTAAYASESLRGAISSIERGQWEAAASIGMTRWQTLRRVILPQAARTALPPLGNSFISLVKDTSLAATIQVPELFRQAQLITSRTLEVFTMYLAASLIYWVMATVLSALQNRLEQHVNRQDSESK
- the tcyN gene encoding L-cystine ABC transporter ATP-binding protein TcyN translates to MSAIEVRKLVKSFNGQTVLHDIDLDVAAGEVVAIIGPSGSGKTTLLRSINLLEVPDSGTIRVGEITVDAALAQSKQKEQVRRLRQQVGFVFQNFNLFPHRSVMENIIEGPVIVKGEPKADAIARARTLLEKVGLNGKEESYPRRLSGGQQQRVAIARALAMRPEVILFDEPTSALDPELVGEVLSTIRALAEEKRTMVIVTHEMSFARDVADRAIFMDQGRIVEQGDAKALFSNPQQPRTRQFLDKFLNQ